The sequence AAATGGCAAACAAATTCATTAAATTTGTCAATAGATTTGAGGAAACCCTCAGAAATAACCTCCCTTTTAGTTTCTTGAAACCCAATAAAGTCAGGATTAGCTTTAGCAATAGTATCACAAAGGCACTGAATTTTCCCAGGTTGCCCAAGACCCCTAATATTCCAAATAAGACCTATCATTTAAGTAATTTTAAAAGGGTGAGATAAGCCACAAGGCTTGGCCTTAGTTAGAACAGTGGGTGTTCTTCTGCAAGCAACAGCAGTGCCAACTGGCTTACAAGAAGAAACACTCACAGGAGTACTAACTAACTCATCAACTTCAATATCAAGATTCTCAGGGAGAACAATCTCAGGATTATTACTGGCAAAAACCAGACACCTCTCTTTTTTCTCAGCCACCATATCATTAATGACTTCAATTTTGTAAGAATCATCGCCACCAATAATAAATTCATTTGTCCTAGGTGGTCAGCAAGAACAGTCTTATCAACAGTGGAAAAAGATTTACCTTTAAAAGTCTCAGGAACCTCCAGATTCTTTTTCCTCTTGTATGCAGCAGCTTTCTCCATGATGTTGATGTTCCCATGTCCTCTTGTGTTAGGTTTTTTTGCAACCACAGGCCCCCACTTGACACCTTTCTCCGGGATAACTCCCTCCTTCTGGGCTTGATTCAGTGAATCCAGCAGAGATCTCTTCAGTGTCTCACTTTGCAAGATATGGATTGCTTCAGGGGGAAGAACCCCCAAATCCTCCTCTGTCAGCTCCTCATTTTCAGACTCAGATAAGTCCACAAATTTAAGTAGGTCCTCACAGTAGTCCATACTCTCAGATTTTTCCCCATCCAATGTTGCACTCCCCTTTCTCCAGATAGTAGCAGGAGTTCCTTGGATCATATCCTCATTACCCTGATCAACATATGGATCAGCTCTGTTTTGTGGGCCCACCATTTGTTTGTTTTGGTCACACAGCTCCCCAATCACATCAAAAGATGTAGAAGTTTTGACAGTTTTAGCAGAAGCAAAAATATGCCAGAACAAAGGTGTCCTGATCCGAGTCATGGTAGGGTTCCATGGGTGAGAACACCAACTCTTTTGCACTTTTTTTGCTAGTAGATCCATGTTTTGAGGGAAAGATAGCTTTGTCCAATTCATCAATGGCCAGCCCTCCATCCCCTGATCCATCAGAATTATGTTCTTCATGGGTCTCCTTGCCTTCTTCTAGTTGATCCTCTCCACCTTCTTCTCCCTCTTCATTACCTCCTCATCATCTTCAATATCAATGACAGAATCAATCCCACCCACCTGCTCAAAACCCTCAACAGTAAATCCAAGCAGGAAAAATTCTTTTTCATCTCAATTAACCTCTCAAAAAGGTATTTTCGTTGGATCTCTGCAAGCAATCTTAATCCTGACATTTTCAAAGAAAGTCCTAAACATACCATTCCAATCAACATCAGTTAGAGCCCCAAATAGAGAAGCAATCTGAGCAAAAACTTTCCATGTACACCACTTGGGAGGGATGCCCTCCACTAGTACCCAAGCTTCAACCAGTTCACCAAAAGGCTCACATCCTCCTTTCCATTCGGTTAGATTGACATTAACATCCTAAGGCAGGGAGAACCCAGGCAACTCAATGAGATCCTCCACTTTCTTCCATGGGGGAAACCTGACCAAAAAGGTCTTACTAGACAGTCCTCTGATCTGCCAAGGCCACTGTCTAGTTTTGCAGAAGGTTGCAGTAAGTAATTACATCAACTTGGGACAGTCCAGTCCACTTCTCCTTTCAGTATATTAACCACAGCACAATTCTGGAAGTTTAACCACTTCGACTCATTAGCAATAGGCACATCTACATGGTAGAAACCAAGTCCCCGCGCCCCACTACCAAAGAAAGCAGCAGTGGGCTGAACTTTTGACCAAGCCGCACAGTTGTTAACATTATGGTTTTGCTGGCAAATGAAGCAGGTTTTTGGCTTGACATAGTTCCCCACATAATGGCCTGGACCCCCGCAATTAAAACATATCATATCCTTATACCTTGGATCTAGGGCTTGCTCAACCTCCACTTCCACAGAATGGGATGACTGTACCTGAGCTGAGCCCGCAGTCGAAGTAGTGGATCTAGCTGGTTTTGGTGCATGGACTTGTTCCTTTGCCGGCGGAACAGATGGCTGCTTGCGCCCAGCAAAGGAGGTAGCCTTCTGCACCGGCACCTTAGACTGACCGGCGGTAGGGTTGCCGCTGCTTC comes from Triticum aestivum cultivar Chinese Spring chromosome 5B, IWGSC CS RefSeq v2.1, whole genome shotgun sequence and encodes:
- the LOC123117704 gene encoding uncharacterized protein, which produces MKNIILMDQGMEGWPLMNWTKLSFPQNMDLLAKKVQKSWCSHPWNPTMTRIRTPLFWHIFASAKTVKTSTSFDVIGELCDQNKQMVGPQNRADPYVDQGNEDMIQGTPATIWRKGSATLDGEKSESMDYCEDLLKFVDLSESENEELTEEDLGVLPPEAIHILQSETLKRSLLDSLNQAQKEGVIPEKGVKWGPVVAKKPNTRGHGNINIMEKAAAYKRKKNLEVPETFKGGRNLVVLVSLILGILTWPS